A window from Myxococcus fulvus encodes these proteins:
- a CDS encoding FHA domain-containing protein yields MAPPNPKRPPRPPRPPGSQAPKEPEVELPFDDDEVAPLQADDPRPQRVPQYPAGPRKAPRQGSGKGRDKADRELSARFDWGREYSNPGHPPAFLYVERGPGIGQLVPVQQGSLVLGRSSSSDLRLQHPSISRRHAQVIRTGDQFLLKDLGSQNGTFLNRVRVTGEVEVMSGDEITLGNALLRLRGPGGTPAAGLPAISQAMPPPVPRKRGLGPLGVGLVAAGVGSTVAALVTVLAVGLSSSRTVNPTESATTNAGATTASGDTNAEPPLLVDPGNARTVTGRAANEGEGSGGESAGTTKVERTAPDEGSGTRRPASPAGLSARDIARNGNRTGQQQDTGEGGSRTEKVSDGQSAAGSSNTVAVTGMSARDIASGASRGSQPSNTVASPSARDIASGAVRPSSASADVEVMAFPEATAAVSDTKAAPSKPTGPVTEADVLRLYEANDLAGAMDLAKGARLNTLHAQLVRFEATSAESRKALAKGDTARAISQLALAAQIDQELSKGWSRQGPQLRKQLSILYVRSGVDHVKAHDSAAARAAFQQALKYDSSNRSAIEGLRRLETTAESAP; encoded by the coding sequence ATGGCTCCACCGAATCCCAAGCGCCCGCCCCGCCCTCCCCGCCCGCCGGGTTCGCAGGCGCCGAAGGAGCCCGAGGTGGAGCTGCCCTTCGACGATGACGAGGTGGCGCCGCTGCAGGCCGATGACCCGCGTCCCCAGCGTGTGCCCCAGTATCCGGCGGGCCCGCGCAAGGCGCCCCGTCAGGGCTCGGGCAAGGGTCGGGACAAGGCGGACCGGGAGCTGTCGGCCAGGTTCGACTGGGGCCGCGAGTACTCGAACCCCGGTCACCCGCCGGCCTTCCTGTACGTCGAGCGCGGCCCCGGAATCGGGCAGCTGGTGCCCGTGCAGCAGGGCTCGTTGGTGTTGGGGCGGTCGTCGTCCTCGGACCTGAGGCTGCAGCACCCGTCCATCAGCCGGCGACACGCGCAGGTCATCCGCACGGGGGACCAGTTCCTCCTGAAGGATCTGGGCAGCCAGAACGGCACCTTCCTCAACCGCGTCCGCGTCACGGGCGAGGTGGAGGTGATGTCGGGCGACGAGATTACCCTGGGCAACGCGCTGCTGCGCCTGCGCGGTCCGGGAGGCACGCCCGCCGCGGGTCTGCCCGCCATCTCCCAGGCCATGCCTCCGCCCGTGCCTCGCAAGCGGGGATTGGGGCCGCTGGGTGTGGGGCTCGTCGCCGCGGGCGTGGGCTCCACCGTGGCCGCGCTGGTGACGGTGCTGGCCGTGGGATTGAGTTCGAGTCGCACGGTGAACCCCACCGAGAGCGCGACGACGAACGCGGGCGCGACGACGGCGAGCGGCGATACGAATGCCGAGCCGCCCCTGCTCGTGGACCCGGGCAATGCGCGGACCGTGACGGGACGCGCGGCCAACGAGGGTGAGGGTTCTGGCGGAGAGAGCGCGGGGACCACGAAGGTCGAGCGGACTGCCCCGGATGAGGGTTCGGGCACGAGGCGCCCCGCGTCTCCTGCTGGGCTCAGCGCCCGAGACATCGCCAGGAATGGCAACCGGACCGGGCAACAGCAGGACACCGGCGAGGGCGGCTCGCGGACCGAGAAGGTCTCGGACGGACAGAGCGCCGCTGGCTCCAGCAACACGGTTGCGGTCACCGGAATGAGCGCGCGCGACATCGCCTCGGGTGCGAGCCGGGGTTCGCAGCCGAGCAACACGGTTGCGTCTCCGAGTGCCCGGGACATCGCCTCGGGCGCCGTCCGGCCGAGCAGTGCCAGCGCGGACGTGGAGGTGATGGCCTTCCCCGAAGCCACCGCCGCGGTGTCGGACACCAAGGCCGCGCCGTCGAAGCCCACGGGCCCCGTGACGGAGGCGGACGTCCTGCGCCTCTACGAAGCCAACGACCTGGCTGGCGCAATGGACCTCGCCAAGGGCGCCCGCCTCAACACGCTCCACGCCCAGCTCGTCCGCTTCGAGGCCACCAGCGCCGAGTCACGCAAGGCGCTCGCGAAGGGCGACACGGCGCGCGCCATCTCCCAGCTCGCGCTCGCGGCGCAGATCGACCAGGAGCTCTCCAAGGGCTGGAGCCGCCAGGGGCCGCAGCTGCGCAAGCAGCTCTCCATCCTGTACGTCCGCTCCGGCGTGGACCACGTGAAGGCCCACGACTCAGCCGCCGCGCGGGCCGCCTTCCAGCAGGCCCTCAAGTACGACTCGAGCAACCGCAGCGCCATCGAGGGTCTCAGGCGCCTGGAGACCACCGCCGAGTCAGCCCCCTGA
- a CDS encoding CarD family transcriptional regulator: MQTSFKTGDKAVYPGQGVGEVMGIEHTEVAGQRQSFYVLRILENGMRIMIPINKVGSVGLREIISEEDVKQVYSILKEKDISVDSTTWNRRYREYMEKIKTGSVFEIAEVLRDLYLLKGDKDLSFGERKMLDTARSLLIKELSLAKDCSEEEIESDLKKIFNLA, translated from the coding sequence GTGCAGACCAGCTTCAAGACTGGTGACAAGGCGGTTTATCCGGGCCAGGGCGTCGGTGAGGTGATGGGTATCGAACACACCGAAGTGGCCGGGCAGCGCCAGTCGTTCTACGTGCTGCGCATCCTGGAGAACGGGATGCGGATCATGATCCCGATCAACAAGGTCGGGTCGGTCGGCCTCCGGGAGATCATCAGCGAGGAGGATGTGAAGCAGGTCTATTCCATCCTCAAGGAGAAGGACATCTCGGTCGACTCCACCACCTGGAACCGTCGGTACCGGGAGTACATGGAGAAGATCAAGACGGGCTCCGTCTTCGAGATCGCCGAGGTGCTGCGTGACCTCTACCTCCTGAAGGGCGACAAGGACCTGTCGTTCGGCGAGCGCAAGATGCTCGACACCGCGCGCTCGCTGCTCATCAAGGAGCTGTCGCTCGCGAAGGACTGCTCCGAGGAAGAGATCGAGTCGGACCTGAAGAAGATCTTCAACCTGGCCTGA
- a CDS encoding FHA domain-containing protein encodes MRFEFQHLGTTTPFELPEGHHLLGGGPEDHVRLEALPPHLLSLHIEGQRLMVEATRTFDVNGVLVPPGVSRLVLPGEVVGLPDTMRLSVLPETPEQRAQGTVAVLKGLLTGLDATPSRAATLTCLTGLDVGRMHALADAHTDLGRGQEATLRLRDRSVSRNHARIHHEEGVFVLEDLGSPNGVYVNGERVQEPVTLCDGDVLELGRTLLRFQAALDEAPVEPAAPESPEENLSDTGPAETAPPRRKARAEWWFIGLGGTAALAGLLVTYVLTTT; translated from the coding sequence ATGCGCTTCGAATTCCAGCACCTGGGCACCACCACGCCCTTCGAATTGCCCGAGGGCCATCACCTGCTGGGCGGCGGTCCCGAGGACCATGTCCGCCTGGAGGCCCTGCCTCCCCACCTCTTGTCCCTGCACATCGAGGGGCAGCGGCTCATGGTGGAGGCGACCCGGACCTTCGACGTCAACGGGGTGCTCGTGCCCCCGGGCGTGTCGAGGCTGGTGCTCCCCGGCGAGGTGGTGGGCCTGCCCGACACGATGCGCCTGAGTGTCCTCCCGGAGACACCCGAGCAACGCGCCCAGGGCACCGTCGCCGTGCTCAAGGGGCTGCTCACGGGCCTGGACGCGACCCCTTCCCGCGCGGCCACCCTCACCTGCCTGACGGGACTCGACGTGGGCCGGATGCACGCGCTCGCGGACGCCCACACGGACCTGGGTCGGGGACAGGAGGCCACGCTGCGCCTTCGCGACAGGTCCGTGTCCCGCAACCACGCGCGCATCCACCACGAAGAAGGTGTGTTCGTCCTGGAGGACCTGGGCAGCCCCAACGGCGTCTACGTCAACGGGGAGCGCGTCCAGGAGCCCGTCACGCTGTGCGACGGCGACGTGCTGGAGCTGGGGCGCACGCTGCTGCGCTTCCAGGCGGCCCTGGACGAGGCGCCCGTGGAGCCGGCCGCTCCGGAATCCCCCGAGGAAAATCTCTCGGACACGGGGCCAGCGGAGACGGCGCCTCCTCGGCGGAAGGCTCGCGCGGAGTGGTGGTTCATCGGGCTGGGAGGCACCGCGGCGCTGGCGGGACTGCTCGTCACCTACGTCCTGACGACGACCTAG
- a CDS encoding PH domain-containing protein, which yields MTGRDAEMHGRQVFRPRRSLSAAMAAAGLLWVAVLLYLFKFEGVPLKTFLSAGFFILFFGVSLAYYARTLIVVDARGITYRGMVRTRRFAFSDIRNVDVLPGPVTVYAIRGQWGFVHFTSFFLHHQTLARILVERAGLAPLPG from the coding sequence ATGACCGGGCGCGATGCGGAGATGCACGGACGGCAGGTCTTCCGCCCACGTCGGAGCCTCTCGGCTGCGATGGCGGCGGCGGGTCTGCTCTGGGTGGCGGTGCTGCTCTACCTCTTCAAGTTCGAAGGGGTGCCGCTGAAGACCTTCCTCTCGGCGGGCTTCTTCATCCTCTTCTTCGGCGTCTCGCTCGCGTACTACGCACGCACGCTCATCGTCGTGGACGCCCGGGGCATCACCTACCGGGGCATGGTGCGCACCCGGCGCTTCGCGTTCTCGGACATCCGCAACGTGGACGTGCTACCGGGCCCCGTCACCGTCTACGCCATCCGTGGACAGTGGGGATTCGTGCACTTCACCAGCTTCTTCCTGCACCACCAGACGCTCGCCCGGATTCTCGTCGAACGCGCGGGGTTGGCGCCGCTGCCGGGTTGA
- the cysS gene encoding cysteine--tRNA ligase, translated as MTTPPTIRLFNTMTMQKELLQPSVPGCVGVYVCGPTVYSYIHIGNARTFTSFDVVVRYLRYRGLQVRYVRNFTDVDDKIIKAAQETGEAPVALAQRYVDIFREDAKALHMLEPDVAPKVSDHLPEIIGIIQKLVDKGFAYASQGDVYFSVSADKDYAKLSKRHLEDLCVGERVQPGDQKREPLDFALWKAAKPGEPAWESPWGPGRPGWHIECSAMSAKYLGETFDIHGGALDLIFPHHENEIAQSESANGVEFAKYWMHCGFLDLEGAKMSKSLGNVVRLRDALQRVDAEALRFFFLSTHYRHPLSFSDKALADAEARMEYFYETLRKVDERLAGKDFGEGPLHGEPHRFLAEFECAMDDDFNSAGGLGALSGLFGLMNELTDKPPVKDKALVGRTLRALREDVRKVSGVLGLFEDDSSAWLLRRRERAVRERGIDVAEVERLLGERTAARAAKDFAAADRVRTTLKEKGVEIMDTPAGTSWKVAAAQG; from the coding sequence GTGACGACTCCCCCCACCATCCGGCTCTTCAACACGATGACCATGCAGAAGGAGCTCTTGCAGCCCTCTGTCCCGGGCTGCGTGGGGGTCTATGTCTGTGGGCCCACGGTCTACAGTTACATCCATATCGGGAATGCTCGCACCTTCACGTCATTCGACGTGGTGGTCCGCTACCTCCGGTACCGGGGACTCCAGGTCCGTTATGTCCGGAACTTCACGGACGTGGACGACAAGATCATCAAGGCCGCCCAGGAGACGGGCGAGGCCCCGGTGGCGCTGGCGCAGCGCTACGTCGACATCTTCCGCGAGGACGCGAAGGCGCTGCACATGCTGGAGCCGGACGTGGCGCCCAAGGTGAGCGACCACCTGCCGGAAATCATCGGCATCATCCAGAAACTCGTGGACAAGGGCTTCGCCTACGCCTCCCAGGGCGACGTGTACTTCTCCGTCAGCGCCGACAAGGACTACGCGAAGCTGTCCAAGCGTCACCTGGAGGATTTGTGCGTGGGCGAGCGCGTACAGCCCGGAGACCAGAAGCGCGAGCCGCTCGACTTCGCGCTGTGGAAGGCGGCCAAGCCCGGCGAGCCCGCGTGGGAGAGCCCCTGGGGCCCGGGGCGTCCGGGCTGGCACATCGAGTGCTCCGCGATGAGCGCGAAGTACCTGGGTGAGACGTTCGACATCCACGGCGGCGCGCTGGACCTCATCTTCCCCCACCACGAGAACGAAATCGCCCAGAGCGAGTCCGCCAACGGGGTGGAGTTCGCGAAGTACTGGATGCACTGCGGCTTCCTGGACCTGGAAGGCGCGAAGATGTCCAAGTCGCTGGGCAACGTGGTGCGCCTGCGTGACGCGCTCCAGCGGGTGGACGCGGAGGCCCTGCGCTTCTTCTTCCTCTCCACGCACTACCGCCACCCGCTCAGCTTCTCCGACAAGGCCCTGGCCGACGCGGAGGCGCGCATGGAGTACTTCTACGAGACCCTGCGCAAGGTGGACGAGCGGCTCGCCGGCAAGGACTTCGGCGAAGGGCCGCTGCACGGCGAGCCCCACCGCTTCCTCGCCGAGTTCGAGTGCGCCATGGACGACGACTTCAACAGCGCGGGCGGCCTGGGCGCGTTGTCGGGGCTGTTCGGCCTGATGAACGAGCTGACCGACAAGCCGCCGGTGAAGGACAAGGCGCTCGTGGGGCGCACGCTGCGCGCGCTGCGCGAGGACGTGCGCAAGGTGTCCGGCGTGCTCGGCCTGTTCGAGGACGACTCCAGCGCGTGGCTCCTGCGCCGGCGTGAGCGCGCGGTGCGCGAGCGGGGCATCGACGTGGCGGAGGTGGAGCGGCTGCTCGGTGAGCGGACGGCCGCTCGGGCGGCCAAAGACTTCGCCGCCGCGGACCGGGTGCGGACCACGCTCAAGGAGAAGGGCGTGGAAATCATGGATACGCCCGCTGGCACCTCGTGGAAGGTGGCGGCCGCGCAGGGCTGA
- a CDS encoding YqjF family protein — protein sequence MSPFLTATWRYLVMLNYEVDPKVLAPLVPRGTELDTWQGKAFASMVGFRFLDTRVRGLAVPFHRDFDEVNLRYYVRHRGPEGWRRGVAFVRELVPRWAIATVARVVYNEPYLALPMRHTVEMDGAEQGAPGRLEYGWKHEGRWHRLAARTRGAPLPSAPDSQEEFITEHYWGYTPQRDGGTAEYRVEHPRWSVWRAEDPVFECDVAKLYGERFVPFLRGTPASAFVADGSAVAVHPGARVSEVNTSLDPAA from the coding sequence ATGAGCCCCTTCCTGACAGCCACGTGGCGCTACCTCGTGATGCTCAACTACGAGGTGGACCCGAAGGTGCTCGCGCCGCTCGTCCCCCGAGGCACGGAGCTGGACACGTGGCAGGGCAAGGCCTTCGCCAGCATGGTGGGCTTCCGCTTCCTCGACACGCGCGTGCGAGGGCTCGCGGTGCCGTTCCATCGCGACTTCGACGAGGTCAACCTCCGCTACTACGTGCGCCACCGCGGACCCGAGGGGTGGCGACGGGGCGTGGCCTTCGTGCGGGAGCTCGTCCCCCGGTGGGCCATCGCGACGGTGGCGCGCGTCGTCTACAACGAGCCGTACCTGGCGCTGCCAATGCGGCACACCGTGGAGATGGACGGCGCCGAGCAGGGCGCACCGGGCCGCCTGGAGTACGGCTGGAAGCACGAGGGCCGCTGGCATCGACTCGCGGCGCGCACGCGGGGCGCGCCCCTGCCCAGCGCTCCGGATTCGCAGGAGGAGTTCATCACCGAGCACTACTGGGGCTACACCCCTCAGCGGGACGGAGGCACCGCGGAGTACCGCGTGGAGCACCCGCGCTGGTCCGTGTGGCGCGCCGAGGACCCCGTCTTCGAGTGCGACGTGGCGAAGCTGTACGGCGAGCGCTTCGTGCCCTTCCTGCGAGGCACGCCCGCCTCCGCGTTCGTCGCGGATGGCTCCGCGGTGGCCGTCCATCCCGGCGCGCGAGTGTCGGAAGTGAACACTTCCCTCGACCCGGCCGCCTGA
- a CDS encoding carbohydrate-binding family 9-like protein, with protein MRTPSIVLFLTLSCSVAACRDEQAGPKPRTQRLPEPARARVLDAAPSDLTFRAGTTFAGGSVVYLGSKVTPANAAPGQQVQLSHYFQARAQPPQGYGFFVHVVDVASGGMVVNADHEIQDGAAPLATWPVGKVIEDVHVVPMPNTPARVMLGFWRGDERLAVDDASAQDGANRMLGPQLGGAAPELPEYVVRRAEAAPKLDGVLDDAVWKTATPVVLKGSFDGRAVRLRTEARLAYDDAYLYVAFDCEDPDVWGTLRKRDDPIYEQEVVEIFLDANADGRTYNELQVSPHNVQFDAYFPARRQGMDLSWDSGLTSAVKVRGTLDDASDKDEGWSVEMRIPFAKLAEVPRVPPRPGDKWRFNLYRLEHHGRKTVEGQAFSPLFVGDFHALPRFGWLTFQ; from the coding sequence ATGCGCACTCCCTCCATCGTCCTCTTCCTGACCCTCTCGTGTTCCGTGGCCGCGTGCCGCGATGAACAGGCGGGCCCCAAGCCGCGCACGCAGCGTCTGCCGGAGCCTGCTCGCGCCCGTGTCCTGGACGCCGCGCCCTCGGACCTGACCTTCCGCGCGGGCACGACGTTCGCCGGCGGCTCGGTGGTGTACCTGGGCTCGAAGGTGACGCCCGCGAACGCCGCCCCGGGGCAGCAGGTCCAGCTCTCCCACTACTTCCAGGCGCGCGCGCAGCCGCCCCAGGGCTACGGCTTCTTCGTCCACGTGGTGGACGTGGCGAGCGGCGGCATGGTCGTCAACGCGGACCACGAAATCCAGGACGGCGCCGCGCCGTTGGCCACGTGGCCGGTGGGCAAGGTCATCGAGGATGTCCATGTCGTGCCCATGCCCAACACCCCCGCGCGGGTGATGCTGGGCTTCTGGCGCGGCGATGAGCGGCTGGCCGTGGACGACGCCTCCGCGCAGGACGGCGCGAACCGGATGCTCGGGCCCCAGCTCGGTGGCGCCGCGCCGGAGCTCCCCGAGTACGTCGTCCGCCGGGCCGAGGCAGCGCCCAAGCTGGATGGCGTGCTCGATGACGCGGTCTGGAAGACGGCGACGCCGGTGGTGCTGAAGGGCAGCTTCGATGGGCGCGCGGTGCGGCTGCGCACCGAGGCGCGCCTTGCCTACGACGACGCGTACCTGTACGTGGCCTTCGACTGCGAGGACCCGGATGTCTGGGGCACGCTGCGCAAGCGCGACGACCCCATCTACGAGCAGGAGGTGGTGGAGATCTTCCTCGACGCCAACGCGGACGGGCGCACGTACAACGAGCTGCAGGTGTCACCGCACAACGTCCAGTTCGACGCGTACTTCCCCGCGCGTCGGCAGGGCATGGACCTGTCGTGGGACTCCGGGCTGACGTCCGCCGTGAAGGTGCGAGGCACGCTGGATGACGCCTCCGACAAGGACGAGGGCTGGTCCGTGGAGATGCGCATCCCGTTCGCGAAGCTCGCGGAGGTGCCCCGGGTGCCGCCGCGACCCGGGGACAAGTGGCGCTTCAATCTCTATCGGCTGGAGCACCACGGCCGGAAGACGGTGGAAGGCCAGGCCTTCTCACCGCTCTTCGTCGGCGACTTCCACGCGCTGCCGCGCTTCGGGTGGCTGACGTTCCAGTGA
- a CDS encoding LppP/LprE family lipoprotein: protein MSRRRVLIPAVLLLMAAPSLAASPAAPQATGSAWVDKQPLASWNVSGAPLPKAPRGDGQSLRTGPCAKLARKPTTASDRAVVKAGWTLLGALQVYDTTEVITAAAEGDGQCRAMGYQVFVFVDGRFAGTLSPEPMSDRFDGALGDVRLVNAKSLTGAVRRYSDQDPLCCPSRQASVDYEIQPGPKGPVVTATSATTQPTSSP from the coding sequence ATGTCGCGACGTCGAGTGCTCATCCCCGCCGTCCTGCTCCTCATGGCGGCCCCCTCCCTGGCCGCGTCGCCCGCCGCGCCCCAGGCCACCGGCTCCGCGTGGGTGGACAAGCAGCCCCTGGCGTCGTGGAACGTGTCGGGGGCCCCGCTGCCCAAGGCACCTCGTGGCGATGGCCAGTCCCTGCGCACCGGCCCCTGCGCGAAGCTCGCGCGCAAGCCGACCACCGCGTCGGACCGGGCCGTGGTGAAGGCGGGCTGGACGCTGCTGGGCGCGCTGCAGGTCTACGACACGACGGAGGTCATCACCGCCGCGGCCGAGGGTGACGGCCAGTGCCGCGCCATGGGCTACCAGGTGTTCGTCTTCGTCGACGGCCGCTTCGCGGGCACGTTGTCCCCGGAGCCCATGTCGGACCGGTTCGACGGAGCGCTCGGGGACGTGCGGCTGGTGAACGCGAAGAGCCTGACGGGCGCGGTGCGCCGCTACTCGGACCAGGACCCGCTGTGCTGCCCGTCCCGACAGGCCTCCGTCGACTACGAAATCCAGCCTGGGCCCAAGGGCCCCGTGGTGACGGCGACCTCGGCCACCACACAGCCGACGTCCTCACCGTGA
- a CDS encoding DNA internalization-related competence protein ComEC/Rec2, with amino-acid sequence MERYAWRDLGTRPLFFPSLSLLLGALWSPGTDGSAELFLVCGVLLGLVGLALARLPGAHLAVLGALWMAGAGLSHWEARVQVPASLQGGGEAVLEGEAERVDAVEGGTRVRLVVARAGPSEAALEPARFKVNLTLRGAPLALLPGQRLRARTRLTPDAPAANPGEKDFSSVRRRQGVAFTGSTSAERVLVLSLASTWRWNLEGTRERLAEQTHRVAPSRDSAALFLTLAAGRRAELDAEWEDAFSRAGLAHVLSVSGLHVAALALMTLAVLRWLLVRAGARWRMLDARRVAAPAAVPFVWAYVLFTGNQPPAVRSAVMATVVLLGLAWWKRADGLNGLCAAALVLGLWAPSSVEDLSLRLSFLAVFGLVVLVPALRLALPLTPADPREPRRWVRWWHQSREAMAQTLCASGAATLAGLPVVASAFGRVSLAGLLSNVVALPLCGLLTGLAAGGAALFVISPVVATPVLWAGAWASEALLWVTRVFAAMPLASVEVPSLGVWAAPYALGLLVWALGSGRWRHGLWLTPVALVAAVLVPRLMPQPGLRVTFLSVGQGDAVVLSSRGHHALVDGGGAPNGADTGTRFVLPYLRHQGISALDLTVLSHPHPDHALGLISTLGQVPTARLWLPAGDEGGPLSRQVVEAAGSARVEEVEAGHPPLRLGDATVEVLGPPGPTERELLEGVNDRSVVLRVRHGDVTVLLPGDMEHDAEELLTEGLGPVTVMKAPHHGSRTSSTQALLERVRPKHVVFCVGRRNRFGFPHPEVEARYRALGSECWRTDIDGAVTVESDGREVRLVPHLTREPEPSTPRLAVGERHSHR; translated from the coding sequence GTGGAACGTTACGCTTGGCGCGACCTGGGGACGCGTCCCCTCTTCTTTCCTTCGCTGAGCCTGCTGCTGGGCGCTCTCTGGTCACCCGGAACGGATGGCTCGGCGGAGCTATTTCTGGTCTGCGGGGTTTTGCTGGGACTGGTCGGCCTGGCGCTCGCCCGGCTGCCTGGTGCTCACCTGGCGGTGTTGGGGGCACTCTGGATGGCGGGAGCCGGCCTGTCGCACTGGGAGGCCCGGGTGCAGGTGCCCGCGTCCCTCCAGGGCGGCGGCGAGGCGGTGCTGGAGGGCGAGGCGGAGCGGGTGGACGCCGTGGAGGGCGGCACGCGCGTGCGGCTCGTGGTGGCCCGGGCGGGCCCCTCGGAGGCCGCGCTCGAGCCGGCCCGGTTCAAGGTGAACCTGACGTTGCGTGGCGCGCCCCTGGCGTTGCTGCCGGGCCAGCGGCTTCGAGCGCGGACGCGGCTCACCCCGGATGCTCCGGCGGCCAATCCGGGTGAGAAGGACTTCTCCTCGGTCCGGCGGCGACAGGGCGTGGCCTTCACCGGGTCCACGAGCGCGGAGCGGGTGCTGGTGTTGTCGCTCGCGTCGACGTGGCGGTGGAACCTGGAGGGCACGCGCGAGCGGCTCGCGGAGCAGACGCACCGGGTGGCGCCGTCGCGGGACTCGGCGGCCCTCTTCCTGACGTTGGCGGCGGGACGCCGGGCGGAGCTGGACGCCGAGTGGGAGGACGCCTTCTCACGCGCGGGCCTCGCGCACGTGCTCAGCGTGAGCGGCCTGCATGTCGCGGCGCTCGCGCTGATGACGCTCGCGGTGCTGCGGTGGTTGCTGGTGCGAGCGGGCGCGCGGTGGCGGATGTTGGATGCGCGTCGGGTGGCGGCGCCAGCGGCCGTGCCCTTCGTCTGGGCCTATGTGCTGTTCACCGGGAACCAGCCTCCGGCGGTGCGCTCGGCGGTGATGGCCACGGTGGTGCTGCTGGGGCTGGCGTGGTGGAAGCGCGCGGATGGGCTCAATGGCCTCTGCGCCGCGGCGCTGGTGCTGGGATTGTGGGCGCCCTCCAGCGTGGAGGACCTGTCCTTGCGGCTGTCGTTCCTGGCGGTCTTCGGCCTGGTCGTGCTCGTGCCCGCGCTGCGGCTGGCGCTCCCCCTGACGCCCGCGGACCCTCGCGAGCCTCGCCGATGGGTGCGGTGGTGGCATCAGTCGCGCGAGGCCATGGCGCAGACGCTGTGCGCGAGCGGCGCGGCCACGCTCGCGGGACTGCCCGTGGTGGCCTCGGCCTTCGGACGGGTGAGCCTGGCGGGGCTCCTGTCCAACGTCGTCGCCCTGCCCCTCTGTGGCCTGCTCACGGGGCTGGCGGCGGGAGGGGCGGCGTTGTTCGTCATCTCGCCCGTCGTGGCCACGCCCGTGCTGTGGGCGGGCGCCTGGGCGTCGGAGGCGCTGCTGTGGGTGACGCGCGTGTTCGCGGCCATGCCCCTGGCCTCGGTGGAGGTGCCGTCGCTCGGGGTCTGGGCCGCGCCGTATGCGCTGGGATTGCTGGTGTGGGCCCTGGGCTCGGGGCGGTGGAGACACGGCCTGTGGCTCACGCCCGTGGCGCTCGTCGCCGCGGTGCTCGTGCCCCGGTTGATGCCGCAGCCGGGCCTGCGCGTCACCTTCCTCTCCGTGGGGCAAGGAGACGCCGTGGTGCTCAGCTCGCGGGGACACCATGCGCTGGTGGACGGAGGCGGCGCGCCCAACGGCGCGGACACGGGCACGCGCTTCGTGCTGCCCTACCTGCGGCACCAGGGCATCTCCGCGCTGGATTTGACGGTGCTGTCCCATCCCCACCCGGACCACGCGCTGGGATTGATATCGACCTTGGGACAGGTGCCCACCGCGCGCCTCTGGCTGCCCGCGGGCGACGAGGGCGGTCCCCTGTCACGGCAGGTGGTGGAGGCGGCGGGCAGCGCGCGGGTCGAGGAGGTCGAAGCAGGCCATCCGCCACTCCGCCTGGGAGACGCGACGGTGGAGGTGCTGGGGCCGCCCGGCCCGACGGAGCGCGAGCTGCTGGAGGGCGTCAATGACCGCAGCGTGGTGCTGCGCGTGCGCCATGGCGATGTCACGGTGCTCCTGCCCGGCGACATGGAGCACGACGCGGAGGAGCTGCTGACGGAAGGCCTGGGCCCGGTGACGGTGATGAAGGCGCCACACCATGGCTCCCGGACGTCCTCCACCCAGGCGCTGCTGGAGCGGGTGCGCCCCAAGCATGTCGTCTTCTGCGTCGGCCGGCGCAACCGCTTCGGCTTCCCCCACCCGGAAGTCGAAGCGCGCTACCGCGCCCTGGGCAGCGAGTGTTGGCGGACGGACATCGACGGGGCCGTCACGGTGGAGAGTGATGGGCGGGAAGTCCGGCTGGTCCCTCACCTGACGCGCGAGCCGGAGCCCTCCACACCACGACTTGCCGTCGGGGAGCGTCATTCCCATCGTTGA